The Vigna radiata var. radiata cultivar VC1973A chromosome 6, Vradiata_ver6, whole genome shotgun sequence DNA segment GATCAGatttaaagtttgttttcatgactttgaatttattttagcgaaatatatatattgtttgttAGACCTTTCATATCTTATTATCCAAACCTTCTTTTCCaaactaattttgtaaaattgagttaaatttaaagtttatttctttattttatttttctataaaaacattttattgaattaagatataaaaacttcataaactattatttttaaactatttaggtgcttaaataaagtaatatgatgtttgataaaaacattaaattttattataagtattttaaattttatatagtaACGAATTTGTAAAAATgtgtattaaaattgaaataaacgagtataaaaatattttaataaataaactaagtaaTTAGGGGGAACAACTATCAATTTCAGTTACCCAAATCAAAGTTGATTTCGACGTgtttaaatttagaattaaatttgatGGATATTTTAAGTCAATTTGAGCTTGTATTTCGAGTTtttcaacttaattttattttaatactttcttaaaaatacaagtgtttgaactattttatattaatagtaaaaaaaaaattaaaggaatattttatgtaatataataatgtaaaataacaaTTACTTTCACTCCTACTTGCCTAACcttctttatcttttaaaatgaaaagtaactCAACAAAcgttttacttttaaaaagcTAGTATTGTCCACGTGTTTTCCGTTTCATCTTTAAGCACGAAAAGTTAAGTAAATTCCACTACTTATTactggtttatttttttaattgtaccTTTTAAATTACCTTATTAAATAACCAGTACCAAtttagtaaaagtaaaaaattttattcaatatttccAACAAATTTACCGATAAATTCTTTTGACTTAAACCTTATTGTTCGAGATATtcgtcaaaaatataataagcaaatatatattactgatgaaatttttttaacgtAGATATTATTAACAAAACTATTTGTCAGTAATATCAAAATTACTTACTATTATAATTCCATGagtaaaatgtaatattaaaattacttgCAACAACCATCAATAAAAATTCATTgttaaatcttatattttaacaaaattcacTATGTAATGACAAATTTGTCTATAATACTATattattaagtatattttattgttttgttcttttataaTGTCCTGGTTTCGTATATTATAGTATTatcatttcaaattaataaaaaaatctaagatagaacaaattattattaatgttaatagtaatatttaatattatttatttattataactacaataataaaatatgcaattgtaatatattataaatgacatctaataaattatagtcgaaaaaattattcttttatatcaatatcataaactattatttcataaaaaatcaatattttcttttataatgagTATGAAAAGCTAGTATtcttagttttcaatttttttccctCACTTTCATCATACcacacaattttcttttataacttctcgttataattgaaaaaaaaaatagaaacaaattaaatatccaaaagtATTAGAGGTTAAAACTTCCCAACTATGTGAAAAACTTTTGTAAATCCTTCTCATAATATCTCTCCTTTGTGCATGtaacttttctctctttctaagTATTTCTTCTCTCTATAATTGGATGAATACAATATTATTGTATAATATGAACTGAACCTTGGTGTTATAGGCTCAgaattcattattttgttttgaaatataaatcatattttatattttatatgatcaATGTTTATAAGAATGGTAAGATTGTGGGTGGAAGTAAAGTTTTAGTTTAACGAAGTTAAGTATTTGAAATcacttaaaatattaagttttggCACGATCTATATATTTATGCataattaatgtattaatttttgTGGTTAAATAGTTGGACAAGTGGAATAGATTAAGATGACAATAACTCAGTCTGGATAGTGCCTATGTACTACTTGATTCATAACAAAAGTATCCATCCGTTCAACATCCGCACACatgtctttttaaaaaatattcacgtgtatttttttaaaaaaatatattttataaatttttaaaatataagctaaataaaattataaaaaatatatataaattaaattaaattaaatataaattcaaatttatttttaattaaatttaatccgacaaaatataaaataattttaattaaatttaacttaataaaataaacatttaaatttttatttttattttttatagataGCTAGTACACTgcgtacggatagtataataattGCACCCGATCCGATCCATTTATAAGCAAGTATTAAAATACTCACTGTCCGTAATTAATAAATACTCGCGGTTACTGACTATATGttatcaattttatcttataggACACAATTATTGTTTTTCATCCATAGAAGATTTCAAAtgtctaaataataaaattggttacttttcaattaattgttatattttagcaatctattaaaatattattataatgtgaTAAATGACAAATtgttaatctttttaatatatttttatgatttaaatgaTATCATTAATGAAATGACATGATAAGGAAAAGCATGAGaacaaaaagatattttagaattttagaatTGAcagtgatttaaaaataatgaaacttgcttattttatattaaaatgatatatatacataagaaGTTTTctaaatgagtttcattattttaaatcacATCATTCTCTTTAGAAACCACCTTCTTGagttctctcattttttttagacCTTCCATTCGTTTGATTGAAAATCTAAGACCATAAGGGTAATCCTCGCGGTTAACtctttaatttaaactaataagTTTCGTTGATCCCATAAAtcgttctttttcttcttttcgtATGACCAATTTGTTTTCATCTTGCATGTGGGTTTTTCTTGCTTGCAAATGCtctttaaattatcaatataactcTCTGTTGATCAATAGTCCTTATGatatgttcttatttttcttgtgATGTCTCTCTGTGTAGATAGAGCATCATGTGAAGTGGAAGGTGTTTTAGACCGTTAGAGTTGTTAATGGTTGTTTTCATAAGTGAAGGAAgctaattatatttgttttaagttaaattgtttggttaattatatgtatttgtgTTGAACTGTGATTTAATGTGATATGAACTTTGATTTAATGTATATTAGATGTGTGTTATTTGTATTTGTGATATGTTAAAAGCATGAATTTTATGGGTTATCTGTGAGTTGTAATGCCTatgtaagatttttttaattgagtaatATGACCTGAATCgagttaaaaacataaaaatttaagtgttaTAAGTTTACTAAGTGGAGATTAACTCAAGAAGAGTCAAATTGCTCAATCAAAGCTCAAAGAGGAAGTTATGGTTACTAATACTCTACTAGTCATTGTTGCAACACTATTGACGCCATTGAGACAATGGTCACTAACTTAGGGGCACTAAATGCCACTTTTGGATCGTTGAGTGCACTCCAATCAATTGGCTTAATTCCATGAATCTTGTAGAGAGATTCTATGGTTGCGTTTCTTTAGTGTATACATTGATGTAAGGATTTAAGTAATGAGATatcatgataataataattcacACTCATGTAGAATAGAatgagttatgtggtgagaAGAGTAGTAGAAGTCACCACAAGTGCAAGTCTCCATTGATTCTGACATTAAACGCATGTATCGAGATAATTGAGTGTAGAAGAGTCTTTGATTATATGGTTTATATCTATATGATTTTTAGAGTGCATTAACTCTAAtacatgttttattaatatatgatgtttcttttgtaaattagtttatcctcttttatttgtcttgtttgtgtttgtcGTTTTGTTTTGCAATAATCACTTTATCAATGTGAGTgttagaagtgaattttaagtctaactcaatcccacaaaatcggcttgtaaggtgagatttgcactcacttatatattatgaattgaccttatctctgatcatgtgggacttccaaccccacgccgaggtatatacatctcgagcgtgggactagacattaatgggtgatCTGATAGCGGCCTGATAGCGGGTGGAaaaatatgtccaacaaacaacaaatatcactGGGATAGGCTTTAACGatgactctgataccaactcaaccccacaaaactagtttataagttgatgtttgcacctcacttttatatatatatatatatatatatatattataaattaactttatctctaatcattgtgagacttccaacagtGAATAGATGAAAATGTATGTATAAAGACACCTTTAAAAGATTAGGAACTAAAGAATAAAGTTCAATAATACTTTAAGAACATGAATAGTTAGTTTTAGTGTAGGACTTTTGTTGGTTTATTATCATAGTATAAATtgtcatatttttataattttatatttgataggATTGTATAAATatgctttatattttaattatttatttttgaatattattataaaattttttattttattagttttatattattaaaattagatgttatataatatatatatatatatatatatatatatatatatttatttatttatttattcacgTGAGCgataaattaaatgtagtaaatttcaaatgagaaaCTAAATAAAACTTCATTATTGCACGTATGAAACATTAcaagttttaaatattagagGATCCTAACATTTAACATGAATTAATGCCaagtataaatgtttaaatgaCAGagattttaaaaggttttaatacCTTATTAGTGAAAGTATTTGAAagataagtaaatatttttaataataagacggtataaatttattttatttataatttattctaataaaataatatgtgaaTTGTGATTGTAATGAGAcagtataaatttattttattatttaattcaattgatttaccttttatttattatataatacaactatatattataacattaagtaatataaatagaaggaaatatacataattttgaACACACACACAACTTATCATCGTCATCTATCAAACATAATTTTCCTTCTCTTTGGAGTCCATTGCAAAAGTCATAAACCCCATGGACATATCAAATTGTCAATTTGACTCATCTAATTACTCTTACATATTATctcataaaaaacataaatataagtttaaaattaaaaaacgtaaatataagtttaaaataaatttgatgtaCTAAATTAACCAATATAATATATCATAAGAATTTAtcattctaattttataattataacataatttcaaaccAATTCAACCATAATGCAATTTATTAGAAATTCTCGTATCGatcaaaacacaaacaattatataaataacacTTGCTTCCCTTAGTTAGAATAAAAACTCTTTACTCAAAAGTTGTTTCCCTAAGTCAAgttttaagttatattataaGTCAAACCTAACTATTTAGTGTGAAATCATCTATATTTCCtaaatcaatacaaaaatattaattaaaaaaactgaatatATGAGTTGTAAGTAAACTATGTAATGCAcaattgtgttttaaaaaattataaaaataaaattttaaatattatataaaatttattaaattgaaaaaaaaaactttaatgatcatataacaaattaagaaataaataaatactaatttaacttaacttaaaaaaaatatagtacaGATCATGACACCCAACCAAATATGAATGATCTAAAATATTcatatgattatatttttgaaatgttatgattaaaataataaaataaaagattcaataaaaaaatattttattatatgaacaatttatagattatttttcCTAATATATTTCAAAGTCACAggtataacatttttttttaaatatgttttgatcTTTTAACTTTGAGTGAGAATTATaattagtcttttttttaaattttgatttaatttaacctctcaattttagaaatatatgaatttaatctttttaatcaaaatttattacctttatttgatgttttaaatatatttctcacttaaaattaaaacaaaaatatgtcaaataacttaaacaatccaaatattataataaaataagtttgaaatatgtttatatagTCATTCTATCTCTccttccattttctttcttccacctCCCAAAGTCAGTATGACAAAACATAAATTACTAGACACATGTAGAATTAAAAAAGTAaccattttcaaatattaaaaatgaactaAATAATCAAAGATTCTTTCTTCTAAAATGATTCCTCTGCAACACTGGTTCCATCTAAAGAAACCTGAATGCTTCtaatgagaaaaacaaaaagttttgATGTATATAAGGAGTTCGTTTTTGTTTCCAGATAGTAAGGTAGCTTCTGTATATAAAATGATGAGAATGTCTGCCAATTTTACAAGCCACCACCCACTTTGTCTTTACTTGGTGCATTAacaacttaatataaaaattaagtacTAGAGTCAACTTTAGTCTCCAAAATACACAGAAaagacaaacaaacaaacatttgaacaattttcattCCAGAAATAATTTCATTGTGTAAGATGATTAGGAGAATAGTGAACTACACTGTTGGAAGTGTTAAAATCAAGTAACTGAGAGAAATTATTCTGAAGAAGATAAGACTTCTGGTGCAGATCAGTTTCTGAGAATGGTATCAGTGATTCATTTTCCATCTGAATACAGAGTATCTCTGCTTGAGCAACTGCAAGTTGCATTTGAAGATCAGCTACTTGATTTTGCAAATAGGATATGGCTCCAACGCAACCATACACAGGATCTCTTACTCTTGCACTTGCTTCATACACTAAACTACTCACTGCATCTGCTCTCTGCTGAACTGGAAGTTCCTGAAACATTGCATAACAACCAACCATTTAGAACACTCTGAATCTTCTGAAAAACCTTTCACCACAGACAACCCCAAAGAACAGATAAAGATCACATTTTTTTAAGCTGTATTAGCAAATAATACTTGAATCTCCCATATTCAAACTTCTTTATTCTGAAATGAATGGATTACCTAACAAAAAAAGGATTTTTCTTTCAGCACTAAAGGAATGCAGAGAGAAGAGTAAGAAAGAAATACCTGCAACATTTTGCTGACATTGCTAGCACCAAAAACTTTGTGAACTATGGCAAACTTTTGAGGTTCGTCCGAAGGAAAATAAGGAGCAAAGATGCAATCTTTTGTACACCTGCGTCTCAACAATTTGCATGAGGCACAAGGAGAATTTCCACccattcttaaaaaaaactaagaaaaaaggGAATTAGATGTGTTTGAAccagaaggagaaaaaggaatgAACTGAAGACAGAGGAAGACAATGGAGAACAGATAAAAAAGTTGCATATAATGAGACTGAGATTGAAAACATTGGTGTATTTATAATGGATACAGGGGTTGAGGATAGCTAACAAAATCTGTTACAGtgttatataattatgtaaagTATCAATTACAATcaattactaaattttttttattttatatttaaataaagagtAAGTGATtcaccaaaattttaaatttttagatataAAACAACTGTCAATTTACACATTCAAATAAATACATGAAACACTTGTATTAATTATAACCATAAACTTTTTAGCTCCCATCTTTTTGTTTTAGTTGATTTCATACCTTGACAAATTTGTCAATATTCTGAGAAGaattcatattttgaaatttaggaAGCTTGTGATAATATATTTCGATTTGgtatagttttttttagtaagaatttatataaaatattaaataaattttcacaatttataaattaatttatacataaattagtgataatttataaatatatatatatatatatatatatatatatatatatatatattgtctttATATCAAtagataaattgtaatttacaaaaaatatgagtttttttttatctcacaCGTAGTGTGTTTAATTAAatagaaagatttgaaaaagaatgaataaatgattatatttgagaataaaatatatatattattttttaagaaatttgacaattaattgaaaataatttgaaagtaaattttattaaaatttgtaaaagatttaattgatgtgataaataatttttttaacagaaaataaaaattactaaattgtttttaattgtaatattaacataaaataatatttgtacataagatattttttgataaaatttattttattaataatcaataaataaacaattaaaacaatatattttattattgttgttattattattgctataattattactataataataataatattattatattattattattataaacaaaaaatgtatattttttggtCATGCAAAAATATCATGGAGTAAGTTATCTAAAAGATGTATGggtaaataaaaatgtttaaactcTTTCAAATCTCTCCTTATATATGAGATAGAAATGGGTGACATTTTTTTTGCAAATCCTTCCATGATATCACCTTCAAATCAAGCTATGCGatcaattattctttatttccaTCTTCGTGGATATATATGCACATTACCATTCACTCAAACAAACAAAGCATTAAACttgtagtttttcaaaattttaaaactaaaaaatatgttctcatgtttaatctatttttaaaattagctTCCTTAGAaactaatattttctaaaaatgcattttatcaaattattcttaaaaaaaaatttacttaaagaGGATGtcaatctaattttttaaaacttaaatactttttatgaaaagaatattatattacTCTTTTTAATCACATTATCTAATAACAGATTAAATAACAATTTACTCACTAATTttctgaatatatatatatatatatatatatatatatatatatatatatatatatatatatataatcaagtacaaaattttaataattgtaagAATCATAATTATTAGTGTAATTACCATTGTAAGAATCATAACAATTTACTCACTAAAAGTCCAACAATTTATCTTACTCTTTTGGTAATTACAATGGATAGATTTACACTTCTAATTACCAATTAATGTCTTCTAACATTTAATTGAGTATTGGTGTCTTCTATCATGAATAAAATCTACATTAAGACTTCACTACATGATATCTTAACAAAATATCAATCACCTACTTTAATCAAATATCccctttaaatattttcatctaatatatataaatataagcacaaatgaaatctaaaatatgttaactataaaataaaaaatactttcttAACCACAAAAACTCTCTTACGAGGAAACTCTCGTCTTACTTCAGCTACAGAATTtttctcaagaaaaaaaattatacttttttactTGAGTAAGAGATCTTtgaaaaaatcactaaaaaaataaaatttgtatgttttcttattttatttttttatctcgcTTAACTAAAagtatcattaaaaataaaattatataaaaaaaagcttaaaaaatgTCCAAGATCCATTTAAAACTCATTTGTCAACATGcttaacaagtttaaaatataatttaatagtataaaaataattcaaaactcAGATATCACTAGTTTAGTTTAAAATGACCATTATCCAAAATTAACATATCATCATATTTCAAATAATCTCATTGTATAGAAATCCATTTCAATGTTCAACCATactaaatatagtaaaaatcttaaattcttAGCATTTTTATATagtatcaattaaaataaattatatatcactCCTTTACTATGTGGACAACTAAAATAATCTTAAGGTTaactaaaattagaaatataattctAAGAGCTCCAAAcatctaaaaaatattcataacaacaaaatatcaaaattaaaaaacatttttttgttaaacattATCTTTGTCTCACAAAAACTTGTGAGAATCCAAACTTAAacttaaactattaaaatactaaataaaaaaagatattatagaACAAAGTTAACTTTGTAATCTATTAAGTGGAGTTATTTgattggaaagaaaaagatgaaaatcaattttataatattaaaaaaaaataaaggagatttaaaagaaatctaaaaaaactatatagttaattttttattgtatatacttaaaataaaaatcaaattcttgtttccttttcaaaataaaaaatttgactCAACTAAAATTAGATCTCACAAAATTTGTAAACAAACATTTTATACACTAATTAGTCATGTGAAAAGTACATATCACACCAATTATGaacatatatttgaaataatatctatttttttacatCGATTCCTTCACAATCAATACCAAAAGTAAATACTATATCAATAACAGACCTAAAAGAAACATTATTTGTGATTATTTTAAAGCAATTTTACCCTCCTACTTTCATTTCACACATATTCTCTCAACTTTTCTCCTTtgcttttcttaaatttaaactatgaataaatttattttaatttataagataaaaaaactaatttgtttcttttaatatgaACATTTATTGAGAAGTCCACTTGaatggagtttttttttattaagagttTTAGATATACCAATAACAAGGAAAAGTTGATTAGTGTATGTTAACCATATGACATAATTGCCCTTCACCTTAATTACGACAAATTTAGTCAGTTTTAGGAGTGTTTTACTTGTCAAATGCAATTATAGATATATTGATTGTATTTATCTTTAGCATTctataataaaacaagaacaaaatattatatttatgtatttcaTTTGAAACCTAACTTATAGTTTATGTGTGACAGATCAAGCAAATCATAGCAAAAATAGTTTTTTGCTCTACACCACATTTAGGACCATCCAAATTAGTCTTAATCAATAATTGTCCGTACTTAATTTTATGATGAGTAAAgcaaatttattcataatagatatttaaataaGCTTCTTTCAATACACTTACATAAAttctgaaatttcattttttacaatgttttcaaattcattattttttatatatcgaAATGGACGATTCCATcgtttataatttaaaagaataaaaaaaataaaagacaaaacaCCTCATAATcttatatcatttaaaagttgagaatttaaacaatttaaacattttaaagataaaactgaacaaatagaaaataatagaagATTTATATGGATATTGTGGCAGCCAAGTTGGCAGTACTTAGCTATAGCTAGCAAACAAAATGGTGACTATATGTTAAGGTGATTTGGGTCCCAAATGGAGGAAGAGAGAACAAAATCAACAACTATCATTGACGCCCTGCCAAATAAAAGTTGTGGATTGTGACCACCAAGTTGACAATATGGCTCACACGTATTTCATATTGTATAAGGCATATACCTACTTTCTTTACCACCCAGTCTTTGCTAACATATGTTAAGGTTTTCAGCACATGAATATTTCttaacacaaagaaaaaaacatcaatTCACGTGAATTCACACGCACTCATTATCAATCCACTAACATAATAATCTTATCATATCAACACCATTGATATTCATTATACCAACATTGATATTCATTATACCAACATCATGCAGTGACCAATGAATGACACTATAATTACTGGTGTAGAATTGACTTATAACATTAtccattagacgtcagttagatGTAAATTATTAATCGGTGACAattgcataaataaataaagcctATAAATGTCTATT contains these protein-coding regions:
- the LOC106763294 gene encoding LOB domain-containing protein 12; protein product: MGGNSPCASCKLLRRRCTKDCIFAPYFPSDEPQKFAIVHKVFGASNVSKMLQELPVQQRADAVSSLVYEASARVRDPVYGCVGAISYLQNQVADLQMQLAVAQAEILCIQMENESLIPFSETDLHQKSYLLQNNFSQLLDFNTSNSVVHYSPNHLTQ